A window of Alphaproteobacteria bacterium HT1-32 contains these coding sequences:
- a CDS encoding NHLP family bacteriocin export ABC transporter peptidase/permease/ATPase subunit, producing the protein MSEAAKPFSQSGGGKKNRRVRTPTILQMTGVECGVASLAMVLAHYGAWVSIEELRINASVTRDGSKASNLLKAARKYNLSAKGFKKEPDALNTLPLPSIIHWNFNHYVVFEGIRGGYAYINDPASGPRKIPVEEFGEYYTGVVLAFEPGEDFAKQGTAPGLLGSFSKRLSGSWAALCFVLLISLALVIPGITIAGFSKIFVDSILIDEKSDWLVPLILGICVAALFRGGLTWLQQSYLLRMETKLALSMASRFLWHLIRLPADFFNQRHAGDLADRMAANDRIATLLSGQLATNSLNLAMVIFYGLAIALFDGLLALIAFGMAAMNLVALKVVNRKREDLSRSLLADYGKLAAATVGSLRAAETLKASGTENDAFRNWAGYQAKMLLSQRDMGGPNALLTAFPMLMTSLTTAAILGVGGYRVMEGSLSVGSIVAIQSLMASFTGPIKALVDLGGQLQKVKGDIARLDDVETHSVYTGRGPSDEGDWEGPAQLAGQITLDNVSFGYSPIDPPLLTGVSLELRPGARVALVGGSGCGKSTLGRLAAGILSPREGEIRIDGYPIETIPPHVFAATVSYVDQDIFLFEGTVRDNLSLWNSSTPTRSLTQALKDAAIHEEVMERPGQYEGMLEEGGMNYSGGQRQRLEIARALASDPRILILDEATSALDSVTEKLVDDNLRRRGCTCLIIAHRMSTIRDCDEIIVLDRGQIVERGTHDDLLAANGAYTRLIGIEG; encoded by the coding sequence ATGAGTGAGGCTGCCAAGCCATTCTCGCAATCCGGAGGGGGAAAAAAGAACCGGAGAGTGCGAACGCCCACCATCCTGCAGATGACCGGGGTGGAATGCGGCGTGGCCTCGCTGGCGATGGTACTGGCGCATTACGGGGCGTGGGTCTCAATCGAAGAATTGCGGATCAATGCCAGCGTTACCCGCGACGGCAGCAAGGCCAGCAATCTGCTGAAGGCGGCGCGGAAGTACAATCTGTCGGCCAAGGGCTTCAAGAAAGAGCCGGATGCGCTGAATACGCTGCCCCTGCCGTCGATCATCCACTGGAATTTCAATCATTATGTGGTCTTTGAAGGTATTCGCGGGGGATATGCCTATATCAATGACCCGGCCAGCGGACCGAGGAAAATTCCGGTTGAGGAATTCGGCGAATATTACACTGGGGTCGTGCTGGCGTTTGAACCGGGTGAAGACTTTGCGAAGCAGGGGACAGCGCCCGGACTGCTGGGCTCGTTTTCCAAGCGGCTTTCCGGGTCCTGGGCGGCATTGTGCTTTGTCCTGCTGATCAGTCTGGCTCTGGTCATCCCCGGCATTACCATTGCAGGTTTTTCGAAAATCTTTGTCGACAGTATCCTGATTGATGAGAAAAGCGACTGGCTGGTCCCCCTGATTCTCGGCATTTGTGTCGCCGCCCTGTTCCGCGGCGGGCTGACATGGCTGCAACAATCTTATCTTTTGCGCATGGAAACCAAGCTCGCGCTTTCGATGGCGTCACGGTTTCTCTGGCATCTGATTCGGCTGCCCGCCGATTTCTTCAATCAGCGTCATGCCGGGGATCTGGCTGATCGGATGGCCGCTAATGACCGGATCGCCACGCTGCTGTCCGGTCAGCTGGCGACCAACAGCCTGAATCTGGCAATGGTCATTTTCTATGGCCTGGCGATTGCCCTGTTTGATGGCCTGCTGGCACTCATTGCATTCGGTATGGCCGCGATGAATCTGGTCGCCCTGAAGGTTGTTAACCGGAAGCGTGAAGACCTGAGCCGCTCGCTGCTGGCAGATTACGGTAAGCTTGCTGCCGCGACAGTGGGCAGTCTGCGGGCAGCAGAAACCCTGAAGGCCAGCGGTACAGAGAATGATGCCTTTCGGAACTGGGCCGGGTATCAGGCAAAGATGTTGTTGTCGCAGCGGGATATGGGCGGACCAAACGCCCTGCTGACGGCGTTTCCGATGCTGATGACCTCCCTCACCACTGCCGCGATACTGGGTGTCGGGGGATATCGGGTCATGGAAGGGTCGCTGTCGGTCGGGTCGATCGTTGCCATTCAGTCCCTGATGGCAAGTTTTACCGGTCCGATTAAGGCTCTCGTTGATCTTGGCGGACAGTTGCAGAAGGTAAAAGGGGACATCGCCCGGCTGGATGATGTGGAGACACATTCCGTCTATACCGGACGGGGCCCGTCAGACGAGGGGGACTGGGAAGGCCCGGCCCAGCTGGCAGGCCAGATTACACTGGATAATGTCAGCTTCGGCTATAGCCCGATTGATCCGCCGTTACTGACCGGCGTGTCACTGGAATTGCGCCCCGGCGCACGGGTTGCACTGGTTGGCGGGTCGGGGTGTGGCAAATCCACACTGGGGCGGCTGGCTGCCGGAATTCTGTCGCCGAGAGAGGGCGAAATCCGTATCGACGGATATCCGATAGAGACGATCCCGCCGCATGTGTTTGCGGCCACGGTTTCCTATGTCGATCAGGACATCTTCCTGTTTGAAGGAACGGTTCGCGATAACCTCAGCCTCTGGAACAGTTCAACCCCGACCCGGTCGCTGACGCAGGCGCTGAAAGATGCCGCGATCCATGAAGAGGTCATGGAGCGGCCGGGACAGTATGAAGGGATGCTTGAAGAAGGCGGCATGAACTATTCCGGGGGACAGCGGCAGAGGCTGGAAATTGCCCGTGCGCTGGCCAGTGATCCGCGCATCCTGATTCTGGATGAAGCGACCTCGGCACTGGATTCAGTGACTGAGAAGCTGGTCGATGACAATCTCCGCCGCCGGGGATGTACCTGTCTCATCATTGCCCACCGGATGTCGACGATCCGCGATTGTGACGAGATCATCGTTCTGGACCGGGGGCAGATCGTTGAACGGGGAACGCATGACGATCTGCTGGCGGCAAACGGTGCCTATACCCGTCTCATCGGTATTGAGGGATAG
- a CDS encoding NHLP bacteriocin system secretion protein encodes MNLPDGQPRKLFRKAALDRLSSPEQLDRLVPISDTFGWLALLTLLLLLSVAVVWGVFGRIPDQVEGKGILVNTGGRIIDAMSPSAGTVINLRVDRNDFVKKGQEIAAIEQTGLQDEYIGALEMLAERRDERDTRERLFAAEFALKENNFTQQIRAQKQIIQAARNRRSFLATKITGLEGLIAKGYTTNDRLEEANVDYNAAVQDISTAQNRILEIEAEKLDLRSMHQKDLTGIDQRISEAERKLREIETRMSADARVIAPASGRITELKVFEGSVLQAGAAIASIATTGDALQAVLYIPTEDGKRVEPGMTVRISPSSVKKEEHGSILGIVTEVSAFPATRQGMLTVLQNDDLVTAYSETGAPYATRVNLMADPQTVSGFKWTSGGGPRLDITGGSTVEAEITVSEDPPINLIIPFIRKHTGIGFWSEVVN; translated from the coding sequence TTGAATTTGCCTGATGGTCAACCGCGGAAACTTTTCCGCAAAGCGGCGCTCGACCGGCTGTCATCGCCGGAGCAACTCGACCGGCTGGTTCCGATATCAGATACTTTTGGCTGGCTGGCACTGCTGACGCTGCTTCTGCTGCTGTCGGTTGCTGTTGTGTGGGGCGTTTTCGGGCGGATACCGGACCAGGTTGAGGGGAAGGGTATTCTGGTCAATACGGGAGGACGCATCATTGATGCGATGAGCCCGTCTGCCGGCACCGTGATCAATCTGCGGGTTGACCGGAATGATTTCGTAAAAAAGGGTCAGGAAATTGCGGCCATCGAGCAGACCGGCCTGCAGGATGAATATATTGGCGCGCTGGAGATGCTGGCGGAACGGCGCGACGAGCGGGATACGAGAGAACGGCTGTTCGCGGCAGAGTTTGCGCTGAAGGAAAACAACTTTACCCAGCAGATAAGAGCACAGAAGCAGATCATTCAGGCGGCGCGGAACAGAAGGTCCTTTCTGGCAACCAAGATTACCGGTCTCGAAGGATTGATCGCCAAAGGCTACACAACCAATGACCGTCTTGAAGAAGCGAATGTGGATTATAATGCTGCTGTACAGGACATCAGTACGGCGCAAAACCGCATTCTGGAAATCGAGGCAGAGAAACTTGATCTCCGGTCAATGCACCAGAAAGACCTGACGGGCATTGATCAGCGGATATCAGAGGCCGAACGCAAGCTGCGCGAGATTGAAACCCGGATGAGTGCAGATGCCCGGGTCATTGCCCCGGCGAGTGGTCGAATCACGGAGCTGAAGGTTTTTGAAGGTTCGGTTCTGCAGGCCGGTGCTGCAATTGCCAGTATCGCCACTACCGGCGATGCGCTGCAGGCGGTTCTCTATATTCCGACGGAGGATGGCAAGCGGGTGGAACCGGGTATGACCGTCCGTATTTCGCCATCTTCTGTAAAGAAAGAGGAGCACGGGTCAATTCTGGGAATTGTGACCGAAGTGTCAGCTTTTCCGGCGACACGTCAGGGGATGCTTACGGTTCTGCAGAATGATGATCTGGTGACAGCCTATTCGGAAACTGGCGCACCTTATGCGACCCGCGTCAACCTGATGGCTGATCCGCAGACTGTCAGCGGTTTTAAATGGACCTCCGGCGGTGGCCCGCGTCTGGATATAACCGGTGGCTCCACAGTCGAAGCTGAAATTACCGTCAGCGAAGACCCGCCGATCAACCTGATCATACCTTTCATCCGTAAACATACGGGGATCGGCTTCTGGTCTGAAGTTGTCAATTGA